In Chlamydiales bacterium, the following proteins share a genomic window:
- the rfbA gene encoding glucose-1-phosphate thymidylyltransferase RfbA yields MKGIILAGGKGTRLHPLTLSTCKQLLPVYDKPLIYYPLSVLMMAGIREILIISTAQDLPRFQHLFKDGSHLGLQISYAEQSEPEGIAQAFIIGAPFIGDDTVALVLGDNIFYGHDLPKLVQLCTQLENGAVIFGYEVKDPERYGVVEFDEKFRVTKIEEKPRDPRSRYAVTGLYFYDNDVIEIAKQLKPSKRGELEITDINLAYLARGTLHLRLLGRGFAWLDTGTPDALQKASAYVQAIQERQGIKIACIEEIAHQMGYISTDELKQLARSFSASEYGAYLDSVCRSPSSVY; encoded by the coding sequence ATGAAAGGAATCATCTTAGCAGGAGGGAAGGGGACGAGGCTGCACCCGCTCACTCTCTCCACTTGCAAGCAGCTCCTCCCTGTCTACGATAAACCCCTCATCTACTATCCTCTGTCAGTGCTCATGATGGCGGGGATACGCGAAATCCTCATCATCTCTACGGCGCAGGACCTCCCTCGCTTTCAACACTTATTCAAAGATGGATCTCATCTCGGGCTTCAAATTTCCTATGCAGAACAGAGCGAACCCGAAGGCATCGCCCAAGCGTTTATCATCGGAGCTCCCTTCATTGGAGATGACACAGTCGCTCTGGTCCTAGGTGATAACATCTTCTATGGGCACGATCTCCCGAAACTTGTCCAGCTCTGCACCCAGCTTGAGAATGGAGCGGTGATCTTTGGTTATGAGGTGAAAGATCCTGAGCGCTATGGAGTTGTCGAGTTCGATGAGAAGTTCCGCGTTACTAAGATTGAAGAGAAGCCGAGAGATCCGCGGTCAAGATATGCGGTTACAGGCCTCTACTTCTATGACAACGATGTCATCGAAATCGCAAAGCAGCTAAAGCCCTCCAAGCGTGGAGAGCTCGAGATCACCGATATCAACCTAGCCTACCTCGCACGAGGAACTCTTCATCTCCGCCTTCTCGGCAGAGGATTTGCTTGGCTAGACACAGGCACACCAGATGCTCTGCAAAAAGCTTCGGCTTATGTGCAGGCTATTCAAGAGAGACAAGGGATTAAAATCGCCTGCATTGAAGAGATTGCTCACCAGATGGGCTACATCTCAACGGATGAGCTAAAGCAGCTCGCTCGCAGTTTTTCGGCTAGCGAATATGGCGCATATCTTGATTCTGTCTGCCGCTCTCCATCTTCTGTCTATTAA
- the hpt gene encoding hypoxanthine phosphoribosyltransferase encodes MDATLLCRQIKFLDMNLSHLELLISEQNIVEKISEVAAQLDADFNGREVTIVMIMKGAICLVADLIRHLHSPCSLEFIQTSSYGQKGTERGALSFFGLEKVNVAGKHVLLVDDIFDSGVTLSEAVKRLKEQNPETIKSLVLLSKNVPHKTDYRPDYALFEIENRFVVGYGLDYKEYYRGLPGVYAMVMEGK; translated from the coding sequence ATGGATGCAACTTTACTCTGCAGGCAGATTAAGTTTTTAGATATGAATCTTTCTCATCTTGAGCTGCTCATCTCGGAGCAGAACATCGTGGAAAAGATCAGCGAAGTGGCAGCTCAGCTGGATGCCGACTTCAATGGGAGAGAGGTCACTATTGTCATGATCATGAAAGGAGCCATCTGCCTTGTGGCAGACCTGATCAGGCACCTCCACAGCCCGTGCTCGCTAGAGTTTATCCAGACTTCAAGTTATGGCCAGAAGGGAACTGAAAGAGGAGCTCTCTCCTTTTTCGGACTAGAGAAGGTTAATGTGGCAGGTAAACACGTCCTGCTTGTCGATGACATCTTCGACTCGGGAGTTACGCTCTCAGAAGCTGTAAAACGCTTAAAAGAGCAGAATCCCGAAACAATAAAGTCGCTTGTTCTTCTCTCAAAAAATGTACCGCATAAGACAGACTACCGGCCCGACTATGCTCTTTTTGAGATTGAGAACCGCTTTGTCGTCGGCTACGGCCTGGATTATAAAGAGTATTACCGCGGACTTCCTGGAGTCTACGCCATGGTGATGGAAGGAAAGTAA
- the accC gene encoding acetyl-CoA carboxylase biotin carboxylase subunit — MKKVLIANRGEIAVRVIRACHDLGLQTVAVYSQADAEALHVLYADEAICIGEAPSQKSYLKISNILSACEVTGADAIHPGYGFLAENANFASICESCGLNFIGPSHQTIALLGDKARAKATAKSVKCPVIPGSEGVIEDVQEALKEARKIGFPVFIKATAGGGGKGIRIAHDSDDFVRQFSAARAEAGASFNNPDVYLEKMVVDPRHIEVQILADKHGNSIYLGERDCSIQRRRQKLIEEAPSPVVNAALRKKMGEAAVAIAKAANYHSVGTVEFLLDNKGHFYFMEVNTRIQVEHTVTEELTGVDLIREQIKVAMGEKLKIKQKDVTFTGHVIQCRINAENPASNFAPSPGQLEYFIAPGGPHVRIDSACYSGYRIPPNYDSMIAKLIVKGKDRAEAIAVAKRALREFHIGGVHSTIPFHLFMFEDKRFLNHDYFINYIDQLVLDGCNFTLQAD; from the coding sequence ATGAAAAAAGTTCTTATTGCAAACAGGGGAGAGATCGCAGTTCGCGTTATCCGCGCCTGCCACGACCTGGGTTTGCAAACCGTAGCCGTTTATTCGCAAGCTGACGCTGAGGCTCTTCACGTTCTATACGCCGACGAGGCGATCTGTATCGGAGAGGCGCCGTCACAAAAATCCTACTTAAAGATCTCAAATATTCTCTCTGCCTGTGAAGTAACCGGAGCGGATGCGATCCATCCCGGATACGGCTTTCTGGCTGAGAATGCCAACTTTGCCTCTATCTGCGAAAGCTGTGGCCTGAATTTTATCGGACCCTCTCACCAGACGATTGCTCTTTTAGGGGATAAAGCTCGCGCCAAGGCGACTGCTAAGAGCGTAAAGTGCCCTGTGATCCCTGGATCGGAAGGCGTCATCGAAGATGTTCAAGAGGCTCTTAAAGAAGCGCGCAAGATTGGTTTTCCGGTATTCATCAAGGCGACAGCCGGCGGCGGTGGAAAGGGAATCCGCATCGCGCACGACTCGGACGATTTTGTACGACAGTTTTCAGCTGCCCGGGCAGAAGCCGGAGCGAGCTTTAATAATCCTGACGTCTACTTAGAAAAGATGGTTGTCGACCCTCGCCACATCGAAGTCCAGATCCTAGCTGATAAGCACGGCAATAGCATCTATCTCGGAGAGCGCGACTGCTCGATTCAGAGACGTAGGCAGAAGCTAATCGAAGAGGCTCCAAGCCCAGTTGTCAATGCTGCACTAAGAAAGAAGATGGGTGAGGCCGCTGTTGCAATTGCAAAGGCTGCTAACTACCACTCTGTAGGGACTGTTGAATTCCTGCTCGATAATAAAGGCCACTTCTACTTCATGGAAGTGAACACGCGCATTCAGGTGGAGCACACGGTTACCGAAGAGCTTACAGGGGTCGATCTCATCCGCGAACAGATTAAAGTTGCAATGGGCGAGAAGCTGAAAATCAAGCAGAAGGATGTGACCTTTACTGGCCACGTCATTCAGTGCCGGATCAACGCGGAGAATCCCGCGAGCAACTTCGCTCCTTCCCCAGGACAGCTTGAATATTTCATCGCTCCTGGTGGACCGCACGTCAGAATCGATAGCGCTTGCTACTCCGGCTACCGCATTCCTCCAAACTACGACTCGATGATCGCCAAGCTCATCGTTAAGGGAAAAGACCGAGCAGAGGCGATTGCCGTTGCAAAACGCGCGCTCAGAGAGTTTCATATCGGAGGCGTCCACTCGACGATTCCTTTCCATCTCTTTATGTTTGAAGACAAACGTTTTTTAAATCATGACTACTTTATTAACTACATTGACCAATTAGTATTAGATGGATGCAACTTTACTCTGCAGGCAGATTAA
- the accB gene encoding acetyl-CoA carboxylase biotin carboxyl carrier protein, whose protein sequence is MELKQIKELMAAMERAGLKKLLIKEKTGFELQLERQDDHAVVQAPPAPAYSPFYSAPHLHHHKEEHHPRPPASSLPTRDGQHEAAPAKEEKGKCVLSPMVGTFYNAPSPDDPAFVKVGDRVDENTVLCIIEAMKVMNEVKAGMSGTVAEVLVDNAHPVEFGTKLFRIV, encoded by the coding sequence GTGGAATTAAAACAGATTAAAGAACTCATGGCCGCTATGGAGCGCGCCGGACTTAAAAAGTTACTAATCAAAGAGAAGACGGGTTTTGAGCTGCAGCTAGAGCGTCAAGATGATCACGCTGTGGTCCAGGCTCCTCCTGCTCCTGCTTACTCGCCTTTCTACTCGGCTCCGCATCTTCACCACCATAAAGAAGAGCACCACCCAAGACCCCCAGCTTCCTCACTGCCAACTAGAGATGGCCAGCACGAGGCTGCTCCTGCTAAGGAAGAGAAGGGCAAGTGCGTTCTCTCTCCAATGGTTGGAACTTTTTACAACGCTCCATCTCCCGATGATCCTGCCTTTGTTAAAGTGGGCGACCGCGTCGATGAGAACACAGTTCTCTGCATTATCGAAGCGATGAAAGTGATGAATGAAGTAAAGGCGGGAATGAGCGGCACAGTGGCCGAAGTCCTAGTCGATAACGCGCACCCTGTAGAGTTTGGAACAAAACTCTTCCGGATCGTTTAA
- a CDS encoding elongation factor P — protein sequence MTTSNQITPGMILNVDGKIYRVESAVKVTVAKGVPFIKTKLKNLISDELIEKNFKLNIQVDEVSLVERRLEFLYTEGKDYLFLDVGNLEQVLVPTNVIGDKVHYLKEGTDIRAMFYGDAIFSVELPQFLELMVVKTEPSESAAAVANATKTAILETGAKIEVPMFVETGDIIKVDCHTNEYIQRV from the coding sequence ATTACCACAAGCAACCAGATCACGCCTGGGATGATTCTGAACGTCGATGGAAAGATCTATCGAGTCGAATCCGCCGTTAAGGTTACGGTTGCCAAGGGTGTCCCTTTCATCAAGACTAAGCTCAAAAATCTGATTAGCGATGAGCTGATTGAAAAGAACTTTAAACTGAACATTCAGGTAGATGAGGTCTCTCTCGTCGAAAGACGTCTCGAGTTTCTCTACACGGAAGGAAAAGACTACCTCTTTCTCGATGTCGGAAATCTTGAACAGGTTCTTGTTCCTACAAATGTAATTGGCGATAAGGTTCACTATCTGAAAGAGGGAACCGACATCAGAGCGATGTTCTACGGAGATGCGATCTTCTCCGTCGAGCTGCCTCAGTTCTTGGAGCTGATGGTGGTAAAAACAGAGCCTAGCGAGTCGGCTGCCGCCGTTGCAAATGCTACAAAGACAGCTATTTTGGAGACCGGTGCTAAAATCGAGGTCCCCATGTTTGTCGAGACGGGAGACATCATAAAAGTCGACTGTCACACTAACGAGTATATCCAGAGGGTCTAA
- a CDS encoding HAD family hydrolase, translating into MLIIFDLDDTLIDTSGCITPVKLVDALHRMCAAGLFVEKIEEAEASLKRIDRTKLSAEETLKEFLESCGADEKYLEVGLKEIYENLKIDMPVDLVEGAEELLTEFNLLHTLAIVTIGKQETQLAKLKKAGIDLSLFSRIVVLEERNKKFHYQKIAGELGFLSSEVIVCGDRIHIDLTPAKELGFKTVHIKRGRGLNSCEPKSDVDFTISRLSEMKDIIKTNVKRK; encoded by the coding sequence TTGTTAATCATCTTTGATCTTGACGACACATTAATCGACACCTCAGGATGCATCACACCGGTGAAGCTGGTGGATGCGCTCCATCGCATGTGCGCAGCGGGTCTTTTTGTGGAAAAGATCGAAGAGGCTGAGGCCTCTCTGAAGCGGATCGACAGAACTAAACTCTCTGCAGAAGAGACACTTAAAGAGTTTCTAGAGAGTTGTGGAGCCGATGAGAAATATTTGGAGGTCGGCCTCAAAGAGATCTACGAGAATCTCAAGATCGACATGCCGGTCGATCTCGTTGAGGGTGCAGAGGAGCTCCTCACGGAGTTCAATCTGTTGCATACTCTTGCTATTGTGACCATCGGCAAGCAGGAGACCCAGCTTGCCAAGTTGAAAAAAGCTGGTATTGATCTCTCACTTTTTAGTAGAATCGTCGTTTTAGAAGAACGGAATAAAAAGTTTCATTACCAGAAAATTGCTGGAGAACTAGGCTTTCTTTCTTCTGAAGTGATCGTGTGTGGAGACCGCATCCACATCGATCTTACACCAGCTAAAGAGCTGGGCTTTAAAACAGTGCATATTAAACGCGGACGCGGGCTTAACAGCTGCGAACCGAAGAGCGATGTGGATTTTACCATATCGCGACTTAGTGAGATGAAGGACATCATCAAGACAAATGTCAAACGTAAATAA
- a CDS encoding YvcK family protein, whose protein sequence is MKKIVVIGGGTGNFTVLDGLKNCNVDISAIVSMADDGGSTGILRDELGVLPPGDVRQCLVALSNSSRLMRSLMNYRFENGGLGGHSFGNLFLSALEKVTGSFEKAVDEVGKILAIKGKVIPVTTHQVRLKMILNDRRVLEGEKEIYLSQEIDQGYKSIYLEPHPKANPHAISEILNADLVVIGPGGLHTSLIPNLLVDGISDILKQSQAKKVFIVNLMNRKGQTTGFKVSSYLDELTRYIGSDIFDHILVNSQTPPQELIEVYAEEGDLVENDLKDDRIILAPLLGALKAGAKQDLLKRSLIRHDSKKLSQQLMKIVNHL, encoded by the coding sequence ATGAAAAAAATAGTTGTAATCGGTGGAGGAACAGGAAATTTCACTGTTCTGGACGGCCTCAAAAACTGCAATGTGGATATCAGCGCTATCGTTTCGATGGCGGACGATGGGGGAAGCACGGGGATACTGCGCGATGAGCTGGGGGTTCTTCCTCCGGGCGATGTGCGCCAGTGTCTCGTGGCTCTCTCCAACTCCTCGCGCCTCATGCGCAGTTTGATGAACTACCGGTTTGAGAATGGGGGGCTTGGTGGCCATAGCTTTGGAAACCTCTTTCTATCCGCGCTTGAAAAGGTAACGGGGAGTTTTGAGAAGGCGGTCGATGAGGTGGGCAAGATTCTCGCCATTAAGGGGAAGGTGATTCCTGTCACTACCCACCAGGTGCGACTCAAGATGATCTTAAATGACCGTAGGGTTTTAGAAGGGGAGAAGGAGATCTACCTCTCTCAGGAGATCGATCAGGGATATAAGAGCATCTACCTCGAGCCGCATCCGAAGGCGAACCCGCACGCAATTTCTGAGATTCTGAATGCAGATTTAGTGGTTATAGGTCCTGGCGGGCTGCATACCTCTCTTATTCCAAACCTGCTCGTTGATGGAATCAGCGATATTCTAAAACAGTCGCAGGCTAAAAAGGTCTTCATCGTTAACTTGATGAACCGCAAAGGACAGACCACCGGCTTTAAGGTGAGCAGCTACCTGGACGAGCTCACTCGCTATATCGGCAGCGATATCTTCGATCACATCCTGGTGAACAGTCAGACTCCTCCTCAAGAGCTCATTGAGGTGTATGCCGAAGAGGGAGACCTCGTAGAAAACGATCTGAAAGACGATAGAATTATTCTGGCGCCGCTGCTCGGAGCGTTAAAGGCGGGAGCGAAGCAGGATCTTCTGAAGCGCAGCTTGATCCGCCACGATTCAAAAAAACTCTCACAACAGTTGATGAAAATTGTTAATCATCTTTGA
- the rpe gene encoding ribulose-phosphate 3-epimerase, with protein MAKKWPVQIVPSLLSADFGRLADEAKRVEDAGADALHLDIMDGHFVPNLTLGPRAVAAVNRSTDLFLDVHMMIYNPFDYIERFVEAGADRITFHFEASEEIEETLNYIRKCNVQAGLAFNPDTSESLIVKFLDKCDLILLMTVNPGFGGQAFMPEVLEKVSFTRKICDDLSIRKGGVVSSEKDLLPPFSIQVDGGINAETGKQCIEAGADVLVSGNYLFKAPDMKRAIQGLRG; from the coding sequence ATGGCAAAGAAGTGGCCTGTTCAGATCGTTCCCTCTCTTCTCTCGGCGGACTTTGGCCGCCTGGCGGACGAAGCCAAGAGGGTAGAAGATGCAGGAGCAGATGCTCTACACCTCGACATCATGGATGGTCACTTTGTTCCCAACCTGACGCTGGGGCCTAGAGCCGTTGCGGCGGTAAATCGCTCAACGGATCTCTTTCTAGACGTGCACATGATGATTTATAATCCCTTCGACTACATCGAACGTTTTGTGGAAGCCGGTGCAGATCGAATCACCTTCCATTTCGAGGCGTCAGAAGAGATCGAAGAGACATTGAACTACATCCGCAAATGCAACGTTCAAGCGGGACTGGCGTTTAATCCCGACACCTCTGAAAGTTTAATCGTCAAATTTCTGGATAAGTGCGACCTCATTCTGCTGATGACGGTTAATCCGGGCTTTGGCGGGCAGGCTTTTATGCCCGAGGTTCTTGAAAAAGTTAGCTTTACTCGAAAGATCTGCGACGATCTCAGCATCCGCAAAGGGGGAGTGGTCTCTTCAGAAAAAGATCTTCTTCCTCCCTTCTCTATTCAAGTAGATGGGGGCATTAATGCCGAGACGGGCAAGCAGTGCATCGAGGCGGGAGCAGACGTCCTGGTGTCGGGCAACTACCTGTTTAAAGCGCCAGACATGAAACGAGCGATTCAGGGGCTGAGAGGGTGA